A single region of the Vibrio cyclitrophicus genome encodes:
- the smrA gene encoding DNA endonuclease SmrA: MSHDDDLDLFQEMMGDVKRIDHDTAEHQKVHRVTESHLAKREAAMWLSDDEKDYLSLDYSPMIKPDDVIAYKKDGVQEGVYKKLRLGKYPIQAKLDLHRKTLKEARNEVLSFLRQCLRMDVRTVIIVHGKGERSNPPAMMKSYVANWLTQINDVQCVHSAQQFHGGTGAVYVMLRKSNEKKLENRERHQKRTS, from the coding sequence ATGTCTCATGACGACGACTTAGATCTATTCCAAGAAATGATGGGCGATGTTAAACGTATCGACCATGACACCGCTGAACACCAGAAAGTACACCGAGTCACAGAATCTCACCTTGCTAAGCGTGAAGCGGCTATGTGGCTGTCAGACGACGAGAAAGACTACTTGTCATTAGACTACTCGCCAATGATCAAGCCAGATGATGTCATTGCTTATAAAAAAGACGGTGTACAAGAAGGCGTATACAAAAAGCTGCGCCTAGGCAAATACCCTATTCAAGCCAAGCTCGACCTGCATAGGAAAACACTGAAAGAGGCACGTAACGAAGTGCTTTCATTTTTGCGTCAGTGTTTAAGAATGGATGTTCGTACCGTTATCATTGTTCACGGTAAAGGTGAGCGCTCGAACCCACCAGCAATGATGAAAAGCTACGTGGCAAATTGGCTTACTCAGATTAACGACGTTCAATGTGTTCATTCTGCTCAGCAATTTCATGGTGGTACGGGTGCTGTCTATGTCATGCTCAGAAAGAGTAATGAGAAAAAGCTAGAGAACAGAGAGCGCCATCAAAAGCGCACCAGTTGA
- the rluF gene encoding 23S rRNA pseudouridine(2604) synthase RluF — protein sequence MSQESQAKRLNKYISETGFCSRREADKLIDAGRVTINGKIPEMGTKVLPGDDVEIDNKPVRSKEKPIYIALNKPTGITCTTERDIPGNIVDFIGHHKRIFPIGRLDKPSDGLIFLTNDGDIVNKILRAGNNHEKEYVVRVDKPITTEFLKQMGAGVHILDTVTLPCKVEKETKFSFRITLTQGLNRQIRRMCEALGYEVFKLRRVRIMNISLDGIPNGKWRYLSDDEITEILAMCEGSVSTEDASKMNAKGQRIRKATDAKLFDSREENQTSTARRNQNENRTRTYRGNNADEFRHAPNSKRSRNSSNSESGGNTENWKSNSRSERSNSDKNRSDRNRTDRDNNDRRNGKPANRSQDSNRPNKPAPKRVGGTLGLKK from the coding sequence ATGTCACAAGAATCCCAAGCTAAACGCCTTAATAAATACATCAGCGAAACTGGTTTTTGCTCACGCCGCGAAGCCGATAAACTCATTGATGCAGGCCGAGTTACTATTAACGGCAAGATCCCTGAGATGGGTACTAAAGTCTTGCCAGGTGATGATGTTGAGATCGACAATAAGCCTGTTCGCTCAAAAGAGAAGCCGATCTACATTGCTCTTAATAAACCAACAGGTATCACCTGTACCACTGAACGTGATATTCCTGGCAACATCGTCGACTTTATCGGCCACCACAAACGTATTTTCCCGATTGGTCGTCTAGATAAGCCTTCTGATGGTCTTATCTTCTTGACCAACGATGGCGACATCGTAAACAAAATCCTACGTGCAGGTAACAACCACGAGAAAGAATACGTGGTACGTGTAGATAAACCGATTACGACGGAATTCTTGAAGCAAATGGGCGCTGGCGTTCATATTCTCGATACAGTGACCTTGCCATGTAAGGTCGAGAAAGAAACCAAGTTCTCGTTCCGAATCACATTAACGCAAGGCCTTAACCGCCAAATTCGCCGTATGTGTGAAGCGCTCGGTTACGAAGTATTTAAGCTGCGCCGTGTTCGTATTATGAATATCTCACTAGACGGTATACCCAACGGCAAATGGCGCTACCTGAGCGACGATGAAATCACTGAAATTTTAGCGATGTGTGAAGGCTCAGTAAGCACTGAAGATGCATCAAAAATGAACGCGAAAGGTCAACGCATTCGTAAAGCAACTGACGCGAAACTTTTTGATAGCCGTGAAGAGAACCAAACTTCAACAGCGCGCCGTAATCAAAACGAGAACCGTACACGCACGTACCGTGGTAATAATGCGGATGAATTTCGTCATGCACCTAACTCAAAGCGTAGCCGTAATTCATCGAACAGTGAAAGCGGTGGTAATACCGAGAACTGGAAGTCAAACTCTCGTTCAGAACGTTCTAATTCAGATAAAAATCGTTCGGATCGCAATCGTACAGATCGCGACAATAACGATCGTAGAAACGGTAAACCGGCAAACCGCAGCCAAGATTCAAACAGACCGAACAAACCTGCACCAAAGCGTGTTGGTGGTACTTTAGGTCTGAAGAAGTAG
- a CDS encoding SirB2 family protein: MYEGLKHFHLLTIAISALLLSIRFALMMANSPKLKHPFLQRFPHINDSLLLLSGIGLIFITGFIPFTPAAPWLTEKLTCVMAYIALGFFALKLGKNKLLRVFSFFGALGWLAMAGKIAMTKTPTFFG; this comes from the coding sequence ATGTACGAAGGTTTAAAACATTTTCACTTACTTACGATTGCTATAAGCGCACTGCTGCTTTCGATTCGTTTCGCTCTTATGATGGCTAACTCTCCGAAGCTTAAGCACCCTTTCTTGCAGCGTTTTCCTCATATCAATGACTCGTTGCTACTGCTATCGGGTATTGGTTTGATTTTTATCACTGGCTTTATTCCATTTACACCTGCAGCACCATGGTTAACCGAAAAACTAACCTGTGTTATGGCATACATCGCATTGGGCTTCTTTGCGCTTAAACTGGGTAAGAACAAGTTATTGAGAGTTTTCTCTTTCTTTGGTGCGCTTGGCTGGTTAGCAATGGCAGGCAAAATCGCAATGACGAAGACACCAACATTTTTCGGTTAA
- the ybaK gene encoding Cys-tRNA(Pro) deacylase: MTPAINLAKKKKIAHTVHQYHHDANNTNYGLEAVEALGQDPKRVFKTLLFCLNGVAKDLAVAVIPVDQKLNLKLAAKAAKGKKAEMANPDIAQKTTGYVVGGISPLGQKKALPTFVHSSATDFETICVSAGKRGLEIELGPKDLVLLTRGQFADLCL; the protein is encoded by the coding sequence ATGACCCCAGCAATCAACCTTGCCAAGAAAAAGAAAATCGCTCATACCGTGCATCAGTATCATCACGATGCGAATAATACCAACTATGGATTAGAAGCGGTTGAAGCGCTTGGTCAGGATCCTAAACGAGTGTTCAAAACGCTGTTGTTCTGTTTGAATGGTGTGGCTAAAGACTTGGCTGTGGCGGTTATCCCTGTCGACCAGAAGCTAAACCTTAAGCTTGCAGCTAAAGCGGCGAAAGGAAAAAAAGCAGAGATGGCCAATCCTGATATTGCACAGAAAACCACAGGTTATGTTGTGGGTGGAATCAGTCCGCTTGGTCAAAAGAAAGCACTGCCTACCTTTGTTCACTCCAGCGCTACCGATTTTGAAACAATATGTGTGAGTGCAGGGAAGCGCGGGCTAGAAATTGAACTTGGTCCAAAAGACTTAGTATTGCTGACTCGCGGCCAGTTTGCTGATCTATGTTTATAG
- a CDS encoding DUF3149 domain-containing protein gives MDFWLDLLFGNAVGLSSMIVIFGALGLMMFYGGFFIYKVMTEKSPH, from the coding sequence ATGGACTTTTGGCTAGATCTCCTATTTGGTAATGCGGTGGGGCTATCTTCAATGATAGTAATCTTCGGGGCTCTAGGTCTCATGATGTTTTATGGAGGCTTCTTCATCTACAAAGTTATGACTGAAAAATCTCCTCATTAG
- the prmC gene encoding peptide chain release factor N(5)-glutamine methyltransferase: protein MQSAYTVESALKSAIVQLQEGDNTSPSIDAAVLLCHALDKPRSYLLTWPEKHLTSEQESEFHTLLKRRLTGEPVAYIVGEREFWSLPLKVSPSTLIPRPDTERLVEVALDKTYGKQGAILDLGTGTGAIALALASEMPNRPVTGIDLRPEAQLLATENAQRLNITNATFLHGSWFEPLNSVSSEEEVVKFSLIVSNPPYIEKNDPHLSQGDVRFEPITALVAEEKGLADIRYISENARGFLENEGWLAFEHGYDQGLAVREIMQALGYLDVVTEKDYGGNDRVTLGRYCS from the coding sequence ATGCAGTCAGCATATACGGTTGAAAGTGCTTTAAAGTCAGCAATCGTACAGCTTCAAGAGGGCGATAACACATCGCCCTCGATTGATGCTGCGGTACTGCTTTGCCACGCCTTAGATAAACCAAGATCTTACCTACTGACTTGGCCTGAGAAGCATCTCACTTCAGAACAAGAATCCGAATTCCATACCCTTCTAAAACGTCGCTTAACCGGTGAGCCTGTGGCTTATATTGTTGGTGAACGTGAGTTTTGGTCGCTGCCGTTAAAAGTCTCTCCTTCTACTTTAATCCCACGTCCAGATACCGAGCGTTTGGTTGAAGTCGCGTTAGACAAAACGTATGGCAAGCAAGGTGCGATTCTCGATTTAGGAACTGGAACTGGTGCGATTGCTTTGGCATTGGCGTCTGAGATGCCGAACCGACCAGTGACGGGGATTGATCTTCGTCCGGAAGCACAACTGCTTGCTACAGAGAATGCACAACGTCTAAACATCACCAACGCTACTTTTTTGCACGGAAGTTGGTTTGAGCCTTTGAATTCAGTTAGCTCTGAAGAAGAAGTGGTTAAGTTCTCTTTAATTGTCTCGAACCCTCCATACATTGAGAAGAATGATCCTCATTTGTCTCAAGGCGATGTGCGTTTTGAGCCAATCACAGCACTGGTTGCTGAAGAGAAAGGACTCGCGGATATTCGATACATTTCTGAAAATGCACGTGGCTTTTTGGAAAATGAAGGCTGGTTGGCATTTGAACACGGTTACGACCAAGGTTTGGCAGTACGTGAGATTATGCAGGCGCTCGGTTATCTCGATGTGGTTACAGAAAAAGATTACGGTGGTAATGACCGAGTGACATTGGGTCGTTACTGTTCATAG
- the kdsA gene encoding 3-deoxy-8-phosphooctulonate synthase produces the protein MMEQKTVHIGDMPIANDKPFTLFAGMNVLESRDLAMQICEHYVKVTEKLGIPYVFKASFDKANRSSVHSYRGPGMEEGLKIFQELKDTFGVKIITDIHTEAQAQPVADVVDVIQLPAFLARQTDLVEAMAKTGAVINVKKPQFMSPNQVGNIVDKFAECGNDKIILCERGACMGYDNLVVDMLGFGVMKKSSNGSPIIFDVTHSLQMRDPSGAASGGRREQTVELAKAGLATGIAGLFIEAHPNPDQARCDGPSALPLDKLEPFLKQMKALDDLIKGFEHIDIK, from the coding sequence ATGATGGAACAGAAAACAGTTCATATTGGCGACATGCCAATTGCTAACGACAAGCCATTTACGCTATTTGCAGGCATGAATGTTCTTGAATCTCGCGATCTAGCAATGCAGATCTGTGAGCACTACGTGAAAGTAACAGAGAAGTTGGGTATCCCTTACGTATTTAAGGCGTCTTTCGATAAAGCGAACCGCAGCTCAGTTCACTCATACCGTGGCCCTGGTATGGAAGAAGGTCTTAAAATCTTCCAAGAGCTGAAAGATACGTTTGGCGTGAAGATCATCACTGATATTCACACTGAAGCACAAGCTCAGCCTGTTGCTGATGTGGTTGATGTAATCCAACTACCTGCATTCCTAGCTCGTCAAACGGACCTTGTTGAAGCAATGGCTAAGACTGGTGCGGTAATCAACGTGAAGAAGCCTCAGTTCATGAGCCCGAACCAAGTTGGCAACATCGTTGATAAGTTTGCTGAGTGTGGTAACGACAAGATAATCCTTTGTGAGCGTGGCGCTTGCATGGGTTACGACAACCTAGTGGTTGATATGCTTGGCTTTGGTGTAATGAAGAAGTCTTCAAACGGTAGTCCAATCATCTTCGACGTGACGCACTCTCTACAAATGCGTGACCCATCAGGTGCAGCGTCTGGCGGTCGTCGTGAGCAAACGGTTGAACTAGCTAAAGCTGGCCTAGCGACAGGTATTGCGGGTCTGTTTATTGAAGCACACCCGAACCCAGATCAAGCACGCTGTGATGGTCCATCTGCGCTACCTCTAGATAAACTAGAACCGTTCTTGAAACAGATGAAAGCACTTGATGACCTTATCAAAGGCTTTGAGCACATCGATATTAAATAG
- the prfA gene encoding peptide chain release factor 1, with translation MKASILIKLETLVERYEEVQHLLGDPDVLGNQDKFRALSKEYSQLEEVTGCFKSYQQAQEDLEAAEEMANEDDAEMREMAQEEIKDAKANIERLTDELQILLIPKDPNDERNCFLEIRAGAGGDEAGIFAGNLFRMYSKFAEKKGWRVEVMSSNVSEQGGFKEMIAKISGDAVYGTMKFESGGHRVQRVPETESQGRVHTSACTVAVMPEIPEADLPEIKAGDLKIDTFRASGAGGQHVNTTDSAIRITHLPTGTVVECQDERSQHKNKAKAMAVLAARIVQAEEERRAAAISDTRRNLLGSGDRSDRIRTYNYPQGRVSDHRINLTIYRLNEVLEGDMQSLLDPVLQEHQADQLAALAEHN, from the coding sequence ATGAAAGCCTCGATTCTAATAAAGCTTGAAACACTTGTTGAACGCTATGAAGAAGTTCAACATCTACTTGGTGATCCCGATGTACTTGGGAATCAAGATAAATTCCGTGCCTTGTCAAAAGAGTATTCTCAATTAGAAGAGGTGACGGGGTGCTTTAAATCATACCAGCAAGCTCAAGAAGATTTAGAAGCTGCTGAAGAGATGGCAAATGAAGACGACGCAGAAATGCGTGAAATGGCTCAAGAAGAAATCAAAGATGCGAAAGCGAACATTGAACGTCTGACTGATGAGCTACAAATTCTTCTTATTCCAAAAGATCCAAACGATGAGCGTAACTGCTTCTTAGAGATTCGTGCCGGCGCAGGTGGTGATGAAGCGGGTATCTTTGCAGGTAACCTTTTCCGTATGTACTCTAAATTTGCCGAGAAAAAAGGCTGGCGCGTCGAAGTGATGAGCAGCAATGTTTCAGAGCAGGGCGGCTTTAAAGAGATGATCGCTAAAATCAGTGGCGACGCTGTTTACGGCACAATGAAGTTCGAGTCTGGCGGTCACCGTGTACAACGTGTACCTGAGACTGAATCTCAAGGTCGTGTTCATACATCAGCATGTACCGTTGCGGTTATGCCTGAGATCCCAGAAGCAGATCTTCCAGAGATCAAAGCTGGCGACCTTAAGATTGATACTTTCCGTGCATCTGGCGCGGGTGGTCAGCACGTTAACACCACGGATTCAGCAATCCGTATTACTCACTTACCAACAGGTACAGTAGTAGAGTGTCAAGACGAGCGTTCTCAGCATAAAAACAAAGCGAAAGCGATGGCTGTTCTAGCGGCTCGTATCGTTCAAGCTGAAGAAGAGCGTCGTGCTGCTGCGATTTCAGATACACGTCGTAACCTTTTAGGTTCTGGTGACCGTAGTGACCGTATTCGTACGTACAATTACCCTCAAGGCCGTGTTTCTGATCACCGCATCAACTTAACTATCTACCGCCTGAACGAAGTTCTGGAAGGTGATATGCAAAGCCTGCTTGATCCTGTTCTACAAGAGCACCAAGCTGATCAACTAGCAGCACTTGCTGAGCACAACTAA
- a CDS encoding bifunctional UDP-sugar hydrolase/5'-nucleotidase, which produces MKQRLILKTALSAAILATLAGCASQSAHDWNQDETYKLTILHTNDNHGRFWQNKYGEYGMSARKTLVDQLRTEVEAEGGSVLLLSGGDINTGVPESDLQDAEPDFKGMNKIGYDAMALGNHEFDNSLDVLQKQIDWANFPMLSANIYDKATGERKFQAYEMFEKQGIKIAVIGLTTEDTQKIGNPEFIAGIDFRDPKEEAKKLIAELKETEKPDLIFAVTHMGHYENGQRGVNAPGDVALARYLNEGDLDMIVGGHSQEPVCMEGPNVAKKNFKPGDECKPDVQNGTYIVQAHEWGKYVGRADYEFRNGELEMVSYDLIPVNLKKKVKIDGKKQRVLIQDEIAQDPELLEFLRPFQEQGQAQLEVQIAETNGKLEGDRNVVRFQQTNLGRLIATSHMERAKADFAVMNSGGVRDSIEAGDVTYKDVLTVQPFANILTYTDMTGKEVLDYLNVVATKPVDSGAYAQFAGISMTVANGEVSNVFIGGKQLRLDETYRFTVPSFNAAGGDGYPKLSDHPGYVNTGFVDAEVLKEYLEANSPVDVNKYAPSGQMVYK; this is translated from the coding sequence ATGAAGCAACGCCTTATTCTAAAGACAGCACTAAGTGCTGCAATCCTAGCGACACTCGCTGGGTGTGCGTCTCAATCAGCTCATGATTGGAACCAAGACGAAACTTACAAGCTAACGATTCTTCACACAAACGATAACCATGGTCGTTTTTGGCAGAATAAATACGGCGAATACGGCATGTCTGCTCGTAAAACGCTAGTTGACCAACTTCGTACAGAAGTTGAAGCAGAAGGCGGTAGCGTGTTGCTTCTATCTGGCGGTGACATCAACACAGGTGTTCCAGAGTCAGACCTCCAGGACGCAGAACCTGATTTCAAAGGCATGAACAAAATTGGTTACGATGCAATGGCATTGGGTAACCATGAGTTTGATAACTCTTTAGACGTACTACAAAAGCAGATCGATTGGGCTAACTTCCCTATGTTATCTGCAAACATTTACGATAAAGCGACAGGCGAACGTAAGTTCCAAGCTTACGAGATGTTCGAAAAGCAAGGCATCAAGATTGCGGTTATTGGTTTAACAACCGAAGATACCCAAAAGATTGGTAACCCTGAATTTATCGCAGGCATCGACTTCCGTGATCCTAAAGAAGAAGCGAAGAAGCTAATCGCTGAACTGAAAGAAACAGAAAAACCGGATCTAATCTTCGCTGTGACTCACATGGGTCACTACGAAAATGGTCAACGTGGTGTTAACGCACCGGGTGATGTAGCACTTGCTCGTTACCTAAACGAAGGCGATCTAGACATGATCGTTGGTGGTCACTCTCAAGAGCCTGTATGTATGGAAGGCCCGAACGTTGCGAAGAAAAACTTCAAGCCGGGTGATGAGTGTAAGCCTGACGTACAGAACGGTACTTACATCGTTCAAGCTCACGAGTGGGGCAAGTACGTAGGTCGTGCTGATTACGAATTCCGTAATGGCGAGCTAGAGATGGTGAGCTACGATCTGATTCCAGTTAACCTTAAGAAGAAAGTTAAGATCGACGGTAAGAAGCAACGTGTTCTTATTCAAGATGAAATCGCACAAGACCCAGAGCTACTTGAATTCCTACGTCCTTTCCAAGAGCAAGGTCAAGCACAGCTAGAAGTTCAAATCGCTGAGACAAATGGCAAGCTTGAAGGCGATCGTAACGTCGTTCGTTTCCAACAGACCAACTTAGGTCGTTTGATTGCGACTTCTCACATGGAGCGTGCAAAAGCAGACTTCGCTGTGATGAACTCTGGTGGTGTACGAGATTCAATTGAAGCGGGTGATGTCACTTATAAAGACGTACTAACAGTACAACCTTTTGCAAACATCCTGACTTACACAGATATGACAGGTAAAGAAGTTCTAGATTACCTAAATGTAGTAGCGACTAAACCGGTTGATTCTGGTGCTTACGCACAATTTGCTGGTATCTCTATGACAGTAGCGAACGGTGAAGTATCGAATGTATTCATTGGTGGTAAGCAGCTTCGTCTAGACGAAACATACCGCTTCACAGTGCCAAGCTTCAACGCGGCCGGTGGTGACGGTTACCCTAAACTGTCTGATCACCCTGGTTACGTAAACACTGGCTTTGTTGATGCAGAAGTACTGAAAGAGTACCTAGAAGCAAACAGCCCAGTAGACGTGAACAAGTACGCGCCTTCTGGTCAAATGGTTTACAAGTAA
- a CDS encoding SirB1 family protein — protein MYEFFDEDFDQLELAEGALILNKAINPDTQDSWAEQELARLLKDAEFALVNETDEQQKFESFIRLFFYEWGFAGDKEAYFSSENAFIDKVLERKKGIPVSLGAIFLFLGRKLGFPVEGVSFPTQFLLKVSWYGQAAVYINPYNGEYVGEQTLRAWLIGHDGPLAKVKPEHLEVADHPTIIGKWLALLKSALLREERYTLALKCTDLALTFVPDDPYEIRDRGFIYQQLDCHQVAATDYQYFIDQCPDDPASELLKSQVNVMNEKAVVVH, from the coding sequence ATGTACGAATTTTTTGATGAAGACTTTGACCAGCTAGAGTTAGCTGAAGGTGCATTGATCTTAAATAAAGCGATTAACCCAGACACTCAAGACAGTTGGGCAGAGCAAGAGCTGGCGAGATTGTTAAAAGACGCCGAATTTGCTCTGGTTAATGAAACCGATGAACAGCAGAAGTTTGAATCTTTTATTCGACTATTCTTTTATGAATGGGGCTTTGCTGGCGATAAAGAGGCGTATTTCTCTTCGGAAAACGCGTTCATCGATAAAGTGCTTGAGAGAAAGAAAGGCATTCCAGTGAGTTTGGGGGCGATTTTTCTTTTTCTAGGTCGCAAGCTAGGCTTTCCTGTAGAAGGTGTCTCTTTCCCAACTCAGTTCTTGCTTAAAGTGAGCTGGTACGGGCAAGCTGCTGTCTATATTAATCCTTATAACGGTGAGTACGTTGGTGAACAAACGTTGCGAGCATGGTTAATAGGACATGATGGCCCATTAGCTAAGGTGAAACCTGAACACTTAGAAGTCGCCGACCACCCAACCATTATTGGTAAGTGGTTAGCACTGCTCAAGAGTGCACTACTGCGAGAAGAGCGCTATACGCTTGCACTAAAATGTACTGATCTTGCATTAACGTTTGTACCGGATGACCCGTATGAAATCCGCGATCGTGGCTTTATCTATCAACAGCTAGATTGTCACCAAGTAGCAGCAACGGATTATCAATACTTTATCGACCAATGCCCAGATGACCCGGCATCTGAGTTACTTAAATCTCAAGTGAACGTCATGAACGAAAAGGCCGTGGTCGTTCACTAA